The sequence TTCATGGCCGACCTGGACGGCTGGTGGTATCAGCACCTGGCCCTGGTCGAAGCATTGGCACCGGATGCGAGCAACCAGCAGGCCAAGACCAACAACGTCTACCAGATGCGCGCGACGCTACTCGACAGCATCGAGCGCACGTTCGCGGGCCAGAGTCTGCTCAATCGTTACCAAGTGCGCGGCGCCTTTGCCAACTACTACAAGCAACTCGCCTCCGACTTCAAATCGATTGCCGCCAGTGGCTGGGGTCCGGAGCTGATTCCGGATGACGACATCCTGCAAAGCCAGTTCCCTCAGGTGCTGGCTGAACTCGAAGCCCAACACGCCCGGTTGGCGGAGCTGCAAGCCCTGTTTGCTGCGGCCAGCGAAGAAGATTTTGAAGACAGCGACGATACGGGCGTACTGCCGGCCGAGGAAGTGAAGGCGCTCAAGGCCAGCCTGAAGGAAGCCAGGGGCATGATGAAGCTGGCCAAGCGCGACCGTGCGTTTGGCGACTGGAACAGTTTCCGCGACGCGGCCGAACGCATCGAAGCGCAACTCGCTCGCCACAAGGCGCTGGAAGACGAAGCCAAGGCGCTGAAGGTGGCGATCAAGTCGACCGAAGCCAGGAAATACGATCTGGTCGAACAGGCGCGCCTGAAAATCAGCAAGGACGAAGCCCGCGTGATCATCGTCGAGCGTCTGGGCAAGGTGCTGCTCGCGAGCTACCGCCAATACCTGCGCGCCGATCAACGCGCCTGCGTCGCGGCGATTGAAAACCTGTGGCGCAAGTACGCGGTCACCGCCAAACAGATCGAAGCCGAACGCGATGCCGCCGCGCAGGCCTTGCAGGCGTATCTGGTGGAGTTGGGGTATGAGTGAGTGGCTCTAGGGTTGCATTTCAAAGAAGCGTGGCATTCATCCGATGCAACGACGATGTGCTTCCCGCCTTCGTGTATCAAGCAATTTCGTCCGCAGAATTCGTTCGGCAGTTGGAACGCCGATGCAATGTCACTGCACAAGCGGGGCTCTACCTTGGCGAACTCGCGAAGTGCCAAATCTCATTGCCCGCGGCCCAGCAGCAGCGAAAAATCGCCGCCATCCTCACCGCCGCCGACAGCGCCATCGAAAAAACCGAAGCGCTGATCGCCAAGTACCAGCAGATCAAGGCTGGCTTGATGCACGACCTGTTTACTCGTGGCGTGTTGCCCAACGGCCAACTGCGCCCGCCGCGCAGCGAGGCGCCGGAGCTGTATCAGGAAACGGAGATCGGGTGGATTCCGAGGGAGTGGCGCTATGCCGCAGTCGGAAGCATTCTGAATAGGATCATCGACTACCGTGGCAAGACCCCGGAAAAAACTGTCGAAGGCATTCCGCTGATCACTGCCAAGAATGTTCGTATGGGATACATCGACCCAGAGCCCCGCGAGTTCATTGCCGAGTCATCCTATGCCGGCTGGATGACCAGAGGAATCCCAAGCAAAGGCGATATCCTCTTTACGACTGAAGCCCCTCTTGGCAACGTTGCTCAAATTTCCTCCGAAGAACGTGTTGCCTTTGCACAGAGAGCAATCATTCTTCAGCCGTCCGAGTTCATCGACGCAGACTTTCTTGCCTACAGTTTGATGTCTGAAACGATGCAAGTTGCAATAGCTCGGTTAGCCAGTGGCTCAACAGCATTAGGTATTAAGCAGAGTGAGTTTCGAAAGGTCTGTGTCGCATTTCCAATCAGCAAGACTGAGCAGATGGAAATGGCTCGGCGAATTCGGGTGATTGATGGACTTCTGGCCCTGAGGTATCCCCACGTTTTTCATGATAGCGGGCAGGTCTGAAGCGGTGGTGGAGCGCCATGCGCCAGGTGCGAGAGGAAGCGGAGGAGTTGATGCGGCGACGGCCACCAAGCGGGTCGGCGCAGGACTTCGACGCCGAGGCGCATGGTGGAGTGGTGGCTGCGCACGCAGGTGTTTTTGCCTTCGAGCCTGCCGCCGCGGCCCTGGTGTTCTTCGTGCAGTCCGACAAGCCAGGTCGCGAGTTGCACGAGTGCGAACAGCAGGAGCAGGTTGGAGAGGCGGGAGTCTTTCCGGGTCAGGCTGTGTTCGAAGCCGGCGCCAAAGGTTCCGCTCTTGAGGTCACGGAAGCCTTGCTCGATGGTCATGCGGCGCTGGTAGAGGCACGCCAGTTGCACCGGTGTGCCGCGCTCGGGTGGAAGCGATGTGGCGAGAACCCACGGTTCGCGTGCCGAGCGGGCAGCGCTCTGGCTGGTGCTGTCGCGTCGACGCGCACCGCGCCGGGTCAAGGCGCGACGCCCCTTCGGCCGCGACTGGTGGACAACGATCCGCGTTGTTACGGTCTTGGTGCGCCCGAGATGAAAGGCACCGAGTTCACGGCTGCGTTCCGGCAAGGCCAGTTCGTGGAGCGCGCTGCACGGCAACCAGTCGGCGGCGTTGATCGCAGCCTTCCGGACGGGCTGCACATGGACCGTGCCGCGCACTCGTCCAAC comes from Lysobacterales bacterium and encodes:
- a CDS encoding restriction endonuclease subunit S produces the protein MAFIRCNDDVLPAFVYQAISSAEFVRQLERRCNVTAQAGLYLGELAKCQISLPAAQQQRKIAAILTAADSAIEKTEALIAKYQQIKAGLMHDLFTRGVLPNGQLRPPRSEAPELYQETEIGWIPREWRYAAVGSILNRIIDYRGKTPEKTVEGIPLITAKNVRMGYIDPEPREFIAESSYAGWMTRGIPSKGDILFTTEAPLGNVAQISSEERVAFAQRAIILQPSEFIDADFLAYSLMSETMQVAIARLASGSTALGIKQSEFRKVCVAFPISKTEQMEMARRIRVIDGLLALRYPHVFHDSGQV
- a CDS encoding IS4 family transposase → MRPSAILPQCLPSVFSTLHAATATVLLKALDALASGSWLTMTEIARHWPGAMRVAAPLKAIDRLLRSAPLERQRAAIYQAMLRWLIREPHPLIVVDWSDLKPDGSFKLLRAGLAVRGRTLTLWEEVHPEKSAGSAVVERAFLRKLASLLPQGCRPVILSDAGFRRPWFTAVTALGWDYVGRVRGTVHVQPVRKAAINAADWLPCSALHELALPERSRELGAFHLGRTKTVTTRIVVHQSRPKGRRALTRRGARRRDSTSQSAARSAREPWVLATSLPPERGTPVQLACLYQRRMTIEQGFRDLKSGTFGAGFEHSLTRKDSRLSNLLLLFALVQLATWLVGLHEEHQGRGGRLEGKNTCVRSHHSTMRLGVEVLRRPAWWPSPHQLLRFLSHLAHGAPPPLQTCPLS